One window of the Niallia circulans genome contains the following:
- a CDS encoding ECF transporter S component produces the protein MNWKVKEVVLLVVIAVACGVLYMGWSTLWLPISALVGPVGANFMFGIWVIASPIVAFILQKPGAALIAEVVAASVELLIGSHFGLSALLIGVFQGVGAEIAFAIFRYKKYHVSVLMLSGGLAACGSILYSLLANGFSYYTTTTLLLTFVIQVISSLILGGLLAKAIVEGLGKTGVLNGYAISKVNRKKESNDEFIVRM, from the coding sequence ATGAACTGGAAAGTTAAAGAGGTTGTCTTACTAGTAGTGATTGCCGTAGCATGCGGTGTTCTCTATATGGGCTGGTCCACTTTATGGCTCCCTATTTCGGCACTTGTCGGCCCAGTTGGTGCTAACTTTATGTTTGGTATATGGGTGATAGCCAGTCCCATAGTTGCCTTTATTCTGCAGAAGCCAGGGGCTGCTTTAATTGCAGAGGTAGTAGCAGCTTCGGTCGAGCTCTTGATTGGCAGTCACTTTGGTTTATCAGCACTTTTAATTGGCGTATTCCAAGGAGTCGGGGCAGAAATAGCATTTGCGATTTTTCGTTATAAAAAATACCATGTTTCTGTCTTAATGTTATCTGGAGGATTGGCAGCTTGTGGCAGCATACTATATAGCCTTCTAGCAAATGGTTTTTCTTATTATACGACAACGACACTTTTATTAACCTTTGTTATTCAAGTAATAAGTAGTCTTATTTTGGGTGGATTATTAGCAAAGGCAATTGTAGAGGGACTTGGAAAAACAGGAGTCTTAAATGGTTATGCGATTTCTAAAGTGAATCGAAAGAAGGAGAGTAATGATGAGTTCATTGTTAGGATGTAA
- the tenA gene encoding thiaminase II, producing MSFSQELRAQAEPIFQAIMEHPFVQGIAKGDLKKEQLIHYVKQDFEYLNAFMKIYGLAISKSTNRQDIELFNNQISFVLHSEIHPHNNFCEVAGVKYEDLQGFPVAPAAHHYIRHMLTVAHQGGIADIIAVLLPCPWTYVEIGKKLLEEVNPDSTHPFYDWIHFYGDGPMTVTTPLCQRLDELAETLNEEQKEKLKEYFLLSCQLEYKFWDMAYQVEEWPVKTFEVSI from the coding sequence ATGAGTTTTTCACAAGAATTACGTGCACAGGCAGAACCAATTTTTCAGGCAATTATGGAACATCCATTTGTACAAGGAATTGCTAAGGGGGATTTAAAGAAAGAGCAGCTTATACATTATGTGAAACAAGACTTTGAATATTTAAATGCTTTTATGAAAATTTATGGATTGGCGATTTCAAAAAGTACGAACAGACAAGACATCGAGCTATTTAATAACCAAATTTCCTTTGTGCTTCATAGTGAGATACACCCTCATAATAATTTTTGTGAGGTAGCAGGTGTTAAATATGAAGACCTACAAGGATTCCCAGTAGCTCCCGCTGCTCACCATTATATTCGCCATATGCTAACAGTTGCCCATCAAGGAGGAATTGCTGATATTATCGCAGTGCTTTTACCTTGTCCATGGACGTATGTAGAAATCGGGAAAAAACTTTTAGAAGAGGTAAACCCAGATAGTACCCATCCTTTTTATGACTGGATCCATTTTTATGGGGATGGTCCTATGACAGTTACTACTCCGCTTTGTCAGCGATTAGATGAACTTGCTGAAACCCTTAATGAAGAACAGAAGGAAAAGTTAAAGGAATACTTTTTATTAAGCTGTCAGCTAGAATATAAGTTTTGGGATATGGCATACCAGGTGGAGGAGTGGCCAGTAAAGACGTTTGAGGTGTCTATATGA
- a CDS encoding MGMT family protein encodes MTPFTKKAVEIIADIPEGKVMTYGQIAAVAGSPRAARQVVRVLHTLSEKYQLPWHRVLNSKGCIGLSGEHGQLQRRLLEAEGIVFQQNGSINLREYGYEPLNFIDERI; translated from the coding sequence ATGACCCCTTTTACAAAAAAAGCAGTGGAGATTATTGCAGATATTCCAGAAGGAAAAGTAATGACCTATGGGCAGATAGCTGCTGTAGCTGGAAGTCCTCGGGCAGCAAGACAAGTTGTTAGAGTTCTTCATACCTTATCAGAAAAATACCAACTTCCTTGGCATAGAGTGCTTAATAGTAAAGGCTGTATTGGATTAAGCGGTGAACATGGCCAGCTTCAAAGAAGATTGCTAGAAGCAGAGGGAATTGTATTTCAACAAAACGGATCGATTAATTTAAGAGAATATGGATATGAACCGCTGAATTTTATCGATGAACGGATCTAG
- a CDS encoding L-lactate dehydrogenase, producing the protein MKQQNINRVVLIGTGAVGCSYAYSLINQGVTEELVLIDVNKERAEGEAMDLNHGIPFAPAPTKVWAGDYSDCGEADLIVITAGLPQKPGETRLDLVAKNTAIFKSIVKEITASGFDGIYLIATNPVDILTYVVWKESGLPKERVIGSGTTLDSARFRYMLGEYFDVDTRNIHAAIIGEHGDTELPVWSSTTIGLESIETKLAKNDKYSQKDLDELFINVRDAAYHIIERKGATYYGIGMSLVRITKAILGNENSILPVSAYLDGEYGHKDIYIGVPAIINRQGIREVLELELNEKETEQFNHSVEILQQTMKSALN; encoded by the coding sequence ATGAAACAGCAAAATATTAACCGCGTCGTTTTAATTGGTACAGGTGCCGTAGGATGCAGCTATGCTTATTCATTAATTAATCAAGGCGTTACAGAAGAGCTTGTTCTGATTGATGTCAATAAAGAAAGAGCTGAAGGGGAAGCAATGGATTTAAACCATGGTATCCCATTTGCCCCAGCACCAACGAAAGTATGGGCTGGCGACTATTCAGACTGTGGAGAAGCTGACTTAATTGTCATTACTGCTGGTCTACCTCAAAAGCCAGGAGAAACTCGTTTAGATTTAGTTGCCAAAAATACAGCTATTTTTAAAAGTATTGTAAAAGAAATTACTGCTAGCGGTTTTGATGGAATTTATTTAATTGCGACAAACCCTGTTGATATTCTGACTTATGTGGTTTGGAAAGAATCTGGACTTCCGAAGGAACGCGTAATCGGTTCTGGAACCACATTAGATTCTGCCCGTTTCCGCTATATGCTAGGTGAGTATTTCGATGTTGATACACGAAACATCCATGCTGCTATTATCGGTGAACATGGAGATACGGAACTGCCTGTATGGAGCAGTACAACGATTGGATTAGAAAGCATTGAAACAAAGCTTGCTAAAAATGACAAATACTCTCAAAAAGACTTAGATGAACTTTTCATTAACGTCCGCGATGCAGCTTATCATATTATTGAGCGCAAAGGTGCCACTTATTATGGAATTGGCATGTCACTTGTCCGCATTACAAAAGCTATTCTTGGCAATGAGAACTCTATTTTACCAGTATCTGCATACCTAGATGGTGAATATGGTCATAAAGACATCTATATTGGCGTACCTGCCATTATTAACCGCCAAGGAATCCGTGAAGTACTGGAGCTAGAATTAAATGAAAAGGAAACAGAACAATTTAACCATTCTGTCGAAATTTTACAACAAACAATGAAATCAGCTCTAAATTAA
- a CDS encoding ABC transporter ATP-binding protein, whose product MLHIKDLNVYYGNIQALKGVTLDIKEGEIVTLIGANGAGKSTLLKTLSGLIKPKKGSIEYLGKSIAGKPAQSIVKAGMSHVPEGRRVFSNMTVEENLELGAFLRKDKQEIQKNLQKVYEIFPRLFERKKQLAGTLSGGEQQMLAMGRAIMAKPKLLLLDEPSMGLAPIIVRTIFQVIQEINEEGTTVLLVEQNAHMALSIAHRGYVIETGKVVLSGSAQELQESDELKQAYLGGH is encoded by the coding sequence ATGCTCCATATAAAGGATCTAAATGTATATTATGGAAATATTCAGGCGTTAAAGGGAGTAACGCTTGATATTAAGGAAGGAGAAATAGTAACGCTTATTGGTGCGAATGGTGCGGGGAAAAGTACATTATTAAAGACATTATCCGGTCTAATCAAGCCCAAAAAGGGTTCTATAGAATATTTAGGCAAGTCTATTGCAGGAAAGCCTGCACAATCGATTGTAAAGGCAGGTATGTCACATGTTCCAGAGGGAAGACGTGTCTTTTCTAATATGACTGTGGAGGAAAATCTTGAACTAGGTGCCTTTTTACGAAAAGATAAACAGGAAATTCAGAAGAATTTACAAAAGGTTTATGAGATTTTTCCGCGGTTATTTGAAAGAAAAAAACAATTAGCTGGTACTTTATCTGGTGGAGAACAACAAATGCTGGCAATGGGAAGAGCTATAATGGCAAAACCGAAATTGCTTCTTTTAGATGAGCCCTCCATGGGATTAGCACCGATTATTGTTCGTACCATCTTTCAGGTTATTCAAGAAATTAATGAAGAAGGAACGACGGTTTTATTAGTGGAGCAAAATGCCCATATGGCATTATCGATTGCACATAGAGGATATGTCATTGAAACAGGAAAAGTGGTTTTATCAGGATCTGCACAAGAATTACAGGAAAGTGATGAATTAAAGCAGGCTTATTTGGGTGGGCATTAA
- a CDS encoding energy-coupling factor transporter transmembrane component T family protein, producing the protein MKSNESYLSQLNPAMKLMTHIILMVILMTIQSAFSTVAIWLYVLILGLTLGGWKGKFLGKVLLPYSIFFVLTFWMLAAFGKGETVVWKWAWFQVTEESINSGLLIAMRMLAFVTIGLLFTTTTNLYELMMSLIHQWKLSPKWAYGMMAGFRCIPMFQSDLAQLKEAHRIRGYKHSGTWKAFLRYAVPLLTQAIRRSEQMAMAMEVRGFTGEKDRTYFQKTSITLFDYLYFSMMIVIAICIAVFI; encoded by the coding sequence ATCAAAAGCAACGAGTCTTATCTATCACAACTTAATCCAGCGATGAAATTAATGACCCATATCATACTAATGGTTATTTTAATGACGATTCAAAGCGCCTTTTCGACTGTAGCAATTTGGCTATATGTGTTAATACTTGGTTTAACATTGGGGGGATGGAAAGGTAAATTTCTTGGTAAAGTGCTTCTCCCATATTCTATTTTTTTTGTACTTACCTTTTGGATGTTAGCGGCATTTGGAAAAGGAGAAACAGTCGTTTGGAAGTGGGCTTGGTTTCAAGTAACTGAGGAAAGTATCAATAGTGGTTTGCTTATTGCCATGCGGATGCTGGCATTTGTGACTATCGGATTGCTTTTTACAACCACCACGAATTTATACGAATTAATGATGAGTCTTATCCATCAATGGAAATTATCTCCGAAATGGGCATATGGAATGATGGCTGGTTTTCGCTGTATACCGATGTTTCAATCAGATCTTGCCCAATTAAAGGAAGCCCATCGAATCCGAGGTTATAAACATAGCGGTACCTGGAAGGCTTTCCTCCGCTATGCAGTTCCCTTGTTAACACAGGCAATTCGCCGTTCCGAGCAAATGGCGATGGCAATGGAAGTAAGAGGATTTACAGGAGAAAAAGATAGGACATATTTTCAAAAAACTTCTATTACATTATTTGATTATTTATATTTTAGTATGATGATAGTTATTGCTATTTGTATTGCTGTATTTATATAG
- a CDS encoding ABC transporter ATP-binding protein, whose product MSSLLGCNHLSVRFLEDREPVLQEVTLHINQGEKVLILGPSGSGKSTILSVLAGIIPEHIEAYVSGEVIRRKGTGVLFQNPDTQFCMQHVDEEIAFSLENRKVPREEMDAIIFELLEKVGLTIEPHTPIANLSGGMKQRLALACLLALEPEVLFLDEPTAQLDPAGRKEVFEVMKDTAAGAGQTMIMVEHVLDGCIEWMDRVILFNKKGQIIADGAPAMVVKQYKAEMREAGIWLPQVFPYKWEDIIQNENHSRRRELIKAYERKRTMALEIKPDPILEVNNLTAAYLKENILENIELTVNKGEWIAVIGNNGAGKSTFLKLIAHLKKSQKGDICFHGKDLKKWKDRELYQHLGFVFQNPELQFITQTVFDEISFSGIQYQWEKAAIHKRTTELLQEFGLEPYKNQHPFTLSFGQKRRLSVATMLLLDQDILLLDEPTFGQDAKSSHDLLQVLEKRKKEGTSIIMVTHDMDIVDQYADKVVVLQQKNLVFADQPYSLFSNQELCKRLAIIPPIHYQLIADLKEAEDNQKQRVLSITT is encoded by the coding sequence ATGAGTTCATTGTTAGGATGTAACCATCTGTCTGTGCGCTTCTTGGAGGATAGGGAACCTGTCCTCCAAGAAGTGACACTACATATTAATCAAGGAGAAAAAGTATTAATCCTAGGTCCAAGCGGCAGTGGAAAATCTACTATTCTATCTGTTTTAGCGGGCATTATTCCAGAACATATCGAAGCATATGTATCGGGAGAAGTGATTAGGAGAAAAGGCACAGGGGTTCTTTTCCAAAATCCTGATACCCAGTTTTGCATGCAGCATGTTGATGAAGAAATTGCCTTTAGTCTCGAAAATAGAAAAGTACCCAGGGAAGAAATGGATGCCATTATTTTTGAACTTCTTGAAAAGGTAGGACTAACAATAGAGCCGCATACTCCTATTGCAAATCTTTCAGGGGGAATGAAACAGCGTCTAGCACTGGCCTGCCTTTTAGCATTGGAGCCAGAGGTGCTTTTTTTAGATGAACCAACAGCACAGCTAGATCCGGCAGGTAGAAAAGAAGTCTTTGAGGTAATGAAAGATACTGCCGCTGGAGCTGGGCAAACAATGATAATGGTAGAGCATGTGTTAGATGGCTGTATCGAATGGATGGATCGTGTCATTCTTTTCAATAAAAAAGGGCAAATAATTGCTGATGGCGCCCCAGCTATGGTAGTTAAACAATATAAAGCGGAGATGCGAGAGGCAGGTATATGGCTTCCACAAGTTTTTCCATATAAGTGGGAGGATATAATCCAAAATGAAAATCATTCGAGAAGACGAGAATTAATAAAGGCATATGAAAGAAAAAGGACAATGGCTCTTGAAATAAAACCCGACCCTATTCTGGAAGTGAACAATTTAACAGCTGCTTACCTTAAAGAGAACATTTTAGAAAACATCGAGTTAACCGTAAATAAAGGAGAATGGATTGCTGTTATTGGTAATAACGGTGCGGGAAAAAGCACCTTTTTAAAGCTGATTGCTCATCTTAAAAAAAGCCAAAAAGGAGACATCTGCTTTCATGGCAAAGATCTGAAAAAGTGGAAAGACAGAGAGCTGTATCAGCACTTAGGATTTGTATTTCAAAACCCTGAGCTCCAATTTATTACTCAAACGGTTTTTGATGAAATATCATTCTCCGGTATTCAATATCAATGGGAAAAAGCGGCTATTCATAAAAGAACGACAGAGCTTTTGCAGGAATTTGGATTAGAGCCTTATAAAAATCAACATCCTTTCACCCTTAGCTTTGGGCAGAAAAGAAGATTAAGTGTAGCTACGATGCTGTTATTAGATCAAGATATTCTTCTATTAGATGAACCTACCTTTGGGCAAGATGCAAAATCGTCGCATGATTTATTACAGGTTCTTGAAAAAAGAAAGAAAGAGGGAACTTCCATTATTATGGTTACACATGATATGGATATAGTGGATCAATATGCAGACAAAGTCGTTGTCCTACAACAAAAGAACCTAGTTTTTGCTGATCAGCCGTACTCGCTTTTCTCCAATCAAGAGCTTTGTAAAAGGCTAGCTATTATTCCTCCTATTCATTATCAATTAATCGCTGATTTAAAGGAGGCGGAAGACAATCAAAAGCAACGAGTCTTATCTATCACAACTTAA
- a CDS encoding sugar ABC transporter permease, whose protein sequence is MSRNETNHKKKASLLSIIPGLGQFYNKQAFKGIVFFALFLVFAIEMALTGFQALEGLITLGSIPRDDHSLFLMIKGTLQLILTVIFLFFYILNIYDARKIGALRDRGEKINTKTVDILKNLWEQGFPYIFTFPSYILMAFIIIFPVLVTLFIAFTNYDFQHIPPFKLIDWIGFENFTNIFFLSSYRATFMKILVWTLIWTFGATTLQIVLGVIAAVVLHQKHVKGKAFFRILFLLPWAVPAFISIMGFSNMFNDSIGAINAQVIPLINHLPFIDIPAISWKTDATWTKTALIMIQGWLGFPYIFVMVTGVLQSISDDLYEAANLDGATALQQFRNITLPMILFATAPVMITQYTFNFNNFSIIYLFNEGGPGSIGWNAGSTDILISWIYKLTTGQAPQYAVAAAVTLIISAIVIAVSLITFKKTNAFGNEEMM, encoded by the coding sequence ATGAGTCGAAATGAAACAAATCATAAAAAGAAAGCATCCCTGTTATCCATTATTCCTGGGTTAGGTCAGTTTTATAATAAACAAGCATTCAAAGGAATAGTATTTTTTGCTCTCTTCTTGGTTTTTGCAATAGAGATGGCATTAACTGGATTTCAGGCTTTGGAAGGCTTAATAACATTAGGAAGTATACCTCGTGATGATCACTCGTTATTCCTAATGATTAAAGGAACATTACAGTTAATTTTAACTGTTATCTTTCTCTTCTTCTATATACTAAACATTTATGATGCTCGTAAAATAGGGGCATTAAGAGATAGAGGAGAAAAAATCAATACGAAGACGGTTGATATATTGAAAAATCTTTGGGAGCAAGGATTCCCTTACATCTTTACATTCCCGTCTTATATTTTAATGGCTTTTATCATTATTTTTCCGGTATTAGTGACATTATTTATAGCATTTACAAACTATGATTTTCAACATATACCGCCATTTAAGCTGATTGATTGGATTGGTTTTGAGAACTTTACCAACATCTTTTTCTTAAGTTCTTATCGTGCAACATTTATGAAAATCCTTGTTTGGACATTAATTTGGACATTTGGGGCAACCACTTTACAAATCGTTCTTGGTGTTATTGCTGCTGTAGTGCTACATCAGAAGCATGTAAAAGGGAAAGCATTTTTCCGAATTCTTTTCTTATTGCCATGGGCTGTACCAGCATTTATTTCGATCATGGGATTCTCTAATATGTTTAATGACAGTATCGGTGCCATTAACGCACAAGTAATCCCATTGATCAATCATCTTCCATTCATTGATATACCGGCAATTTCTTGGAAGACAGATGCGACTTGGACAAAAACAGCACTTATTATGATTCAAGGCTGGCTTGGATTCCCATATATTTTTGTAATGGTAACAGGAGTATTGCAATCTATTTCAGATGATTTATATGAAGCAGCAAACCTTGATGGAGCAACTGCTTTGCAGCAATTCCGCAATATCACATTACCGATGATCCTTTTTGCAACAGCGCCAGTTATGATCACACAGTATACATTTAACTTTAACAACTTCTCTATCATCTACTTGTTTAATGAAGGTGGTCCAGGAAGTATTGGATGGAATGCAGGATCGACAGATATCCTCATTTCGTGGATTTATAAATTAACAACAGGGCAAGCACCGCAATATGCAGTTGCAGCAGCGGTAACATTGATTATTTCCGCAATTGTAATTGCAGTATCACTCATAACATTTAAGAAAACAAATGCTTTTGGCAATGAGGAGATGATGTAG
- a CDS encoding sugar ABC transporter permease, with translation MSMKASRLINRILTYGFLGILSIVIIYPLLVTASSAFQATNMAAFTLKLDANWGLDNFQRLFSETNYLSWYKNTIIIAVAVMVVQVTLVTLSGYVFSRYRFVGRKYSLIFFLVIQMVPTMAALTAYYVLATVLGAIDSYWLLSLIYIGGGIPMNVWLMKGYFDTIPREFDESARIDGAGHLRIFVQINLPLVRPMLAVQALWAFMTPFNDFLLSKFLLRSNELLTLAVGLQTLISNPREQKVALFAAGAVLAALPIVVLFFFLQKNFVSGLTSGGSKG, from the coding sequence ATGAGCATGAAAGCATCGCGACTTATCAATAGAATATTAACATATGGTTTTCTTGGAATCCTATCAATAGTAATCATTTACCCATTATTAGTAACGGCATCAAGTGCCTTTCAAGCTACTAATATGGCGGCATTTACATTGAAATTGGATGCAAACTGGGGACTTGATAATTTCCAAAGACTTTTTAGTGAAACGAATTATTTAAGCTGGTATAAAAATACGATTATTATTGCGGTTGCAGTAATGGTTGTGCAAGTAACATTGGTCACTCTTTCTGGATATGTATTCAGCCGCTATCGCTTTGTTGGAAGAAAATATAGCTTAATTTTCTTCCTTGTTATTCAAATGGTTCCAACAATGGCAGCATTAACTGCTTATTACGTACTAGCAACAGTACTTGGAGCAATTGATTCTTATTGGCTGCTGTCATTAATCTATATCGGTGGTGGTATCCCGATGAACGTATGGTTAATGAAAGGGTATTTTGATACCATACCGCGTGAATTTGACGAAAGTGCAAGAATTGATGGAGCAGGTCATTTAAGAATCTTTGTACAAATTAACTTACCATTAGTGCGCCCAATGCTTGCCGTTCAAGCTTTATGGGCATTTATGACACCATTTAATGATTTCTTATTATCTAAGTTTTTATTACGCTCCAACGAATTATTAACATTGGCTGTTGGATTACAAACATTAATTTCCAACCCGCGTGAACAAAAGGTAGCGCTATTTGCGGCAGGAGCGGTTCTC
- a CDS encoding extracellular solute-binding protein has translation MKSYKKLLMSGVALLTAFSLTACGGNDTKESSKGGSSDGKQTLTVSVDGDGYKKYIDSIKGDFESKNNAEVKVVVMAMTDQADALALDGPAGTGPDVFIAPYDRVGSMGSQGHLAEVTAQPEGITETEEKLVTFDGKQYGTPFVIETLVGFYNKDLIKEMPKDFSEVEALTKDSKYAFEAESGKNTAFLAKWTDFYFSYGLVAGYGGYAFGSEGTDPTDIGLNNQGTIDAIKYAKTWYDQWPKGMQDVTGSGDFITEMFTTGKTAVIIDGPWMAATFKDAGVNYGVGAIPTLPNGEKFAAFGGGKAWVASSYAKDPELAAKWLEYVGNADNSTKFFEATNEIPANTIARKAVPADNELAQAVIANFENASPMPNIQQMAEVWDGGQYLMFDAVSGAKTPEQSAEDTVKNIKESIDQKYK, from the coding sequence ATGAAGAGTTATAAAAAACTATTAATGTCAGGAGTAGCGTTACTTACTGCATTCTCTTTAACCGCTTGTGGCGGCAATGATACGAAAGAAAGCTCAAAAGGCGGATCTTCTGACGGAAAACAAACATTAACAGTGTCAGTAGATGGAGATGGGTATAAAAAATATATTGATAGTATCAAAGGCGATTTTGAATCTAAAAATAATGCTGAAGTAAAAGTTGTCGTAATGGCGATGACAGATCAAGCTGACGCATTAGCGCTAGATGGTCCTGCAGGCACTGGTCCAGATGTTTTTATCGCACCATATGACCGTGTTGGTTCAATGGGAAGTCAAGGGCATTTAGCTGAAGTAACAGCACAGCCTGAAGGAATTACAGAAACGGAAGAAAAACTAGTAACGTTTGATGGCAAACAATATGGAACACCATTTGTTATCGAAACTTTAGTAGGGTTCTATAATAAAGATTTAATTAAAGAAATGCCTAAAGATTTCTCAGAGGTAGAAGCATTAACAAAAGATAGCAAGTATGCGTTTGAAGCTGAGTCTGGCAAGAACACAGCTTTCTTAGCAAAATGGACGGACTTCTATTTTAGTTATGGATTAGTTGCTGGATATGGCGGATATGCATTTGGAAGTGAAGGAACAGATCCAACTGACATTGGGTTAAACAATCAAGGTACAATCGATGCCATTAAATATGCAAAGACTTGGTATGATCAATGGCCTAAAGGTATGCAGGACGTAACCGGTTCTGGTGATTTTATCACAGAAATGTTTACTACTGGGAAAACAGCTGTAATTATTGATGGCCCATGGATGGCAGCTACTTTTAAAGATGCTGGCGTTAATTATGGAGTTGGTGCAATCCCTACATTACCAAATGGTGAAAAATTCGCTGCATTTGGTGGAGGAAAAGCGTGGGTAGCTTCTTCTTATGCGAAAGATCCGGAATTAGCTGCAAAATGGTTAGAGTATGTTGGGAATGCTGATAATTCAACAAAATTCTTTGAAGCTACAAATGAAATTCCTGCAAACACAATTGCACGTAAAGCGGTACCAGCAGATAATGAATTAGCTCAAGCAGTTATTGCAAACTTTGAAAACGCTTCTCCAATGCCTAATATTCAACAAATGGCTGAAGTGTGGGATGGCGGACAATATCTAATGTTTGATGCAGTTTCTGGTGCGAAAACACCTGAACAATCTGCAGAAGATACAGTGAAAAATATTAAAGAATCGATTGATCAAAAATATAAATAA
- the treP gene encoding PTS system trehalose-specific EIIBC component, with protein MGKYTEQAKELLEHVGGSGNISVVTHCATRMRFVLNDPSKADIDSIEKIKLVKGTFTQAGQFQVIIGNEVSSFYNEFIAIAGVSDTSKDEAKKAAKQNMNFLQRMIAHLADIFTPLIPAIVVGGLILGFRNVIGEIKLVEGGTKKLVEVSQFWAGTNDFLWLIGEAIFHFLPVGITWAVARKMGATPILGIVLGITLVSPQLLNAYAVAGAEEIPFWDFGFAQVDMIGYQAQVIPAILAGLLLSFLELRLRKIIPNAISMIFVPFLALVPTVLIAHTVLGPIGWTIGSAISDVVYSGLTSSVGWLFAAIFGFAYAPLVITGLHHMTNAIDLQLMSVFDGTNLWPMIALSNIAQGSAVLAMIYLNRKDEQEKQVSVPAAISCYLGVTEPAMFGINLKYGFPFLAAMIGSMVAAVISVGSGVMAHSIGVGGLPGFLSIKAEHMPTFLIAMVIAIIIPFILTMVFSKLNMGKVSLKRVRG; from the coding sequence ATGGGGAAGTACACAGAACAGGCAAAAGAACTTCTTGAGCATGTTGGTGGAAGCGGAAACATTTCTGTGGTGACACACTGTGCGACAAGAATGCGCTTTGTTTTAAATGATCCATCTAAGGCTGATATTGACAGCATTGAAAAAATCAAGCTTGTAAAAGGAACGTTTACTCAAGCAGGTCAATTCCAAGTTATCATTGGCAATGAAGTTTCATCTTTTTACAATGAGTTTATCGCTATTGCGGGAGTAAGTGATACTTCTAAAGATGAAGCGAAAAAGGCAGCGAAGCAAAACATGAATTTTCTGCAAAGAATGATTGCCCATTTAGCAGATATCTTTACTCCGCTCATTCCAGCGATTGTTGTGGGAGGATTAATTCTTGGTTTCCGTAATGTTATAGGCGAAATTAAATTAGTGGAGGGCGGAACTAAAAAATTAGTAGAAGTATCGCAGTTTTGGGCCGGAACAAATGATTTCTTATGGTTAATAGGAGAAGCAATATTCCACTTCTTGCCTGTCGGAATTACATGGGCAGTTGCAAGAAAGATGGGGGCTACTCCCATTCTTGGAATTGTATTAGGGATCACACTGGTGTCGCCGCAATTATTAAATGCTTATGCAGTAGCTGGAGCAGAAGAAATTCCATTTTGGGATTTTGGGTTTGCTCAAGTAGACATGATTGGGTACCAAGCTCAAGTAATTCCCGCTATTTTAGCAGGTCTATTACTTTCATTTCTAGAGCTGCGTTTGCGTAAAATCATTCCAAATGCAATTTCGATGATTTTTGTGCCATTCCTTGCATTAGTACCAACTGTATTAATTGCCCATACCGTATTAGGCCCAATTGGATGGACAATTGGTTCTGCCATTTCCGATGTTGTCTATTCTGGACTAACTTCTTCGGTAGGATGGTTATTTGCGGCCATATTTGGCTTTGCTTATGCACCACTTGTTATTACAGGATTACATCATATGACAAATGCAATCGATTTACAATTAATGAGTGTATTTGACGGAACAAATCTATGGCCAATGATTGCTTTATCTAACATTGCCCAAGGATCAGCAGTATTAGCGATGATTTATTTAAATCGTAAAGACGAACAAGAAAAACAAGTATCCGTTCCAGCGGCAATCTCTTGTTATTTAGGCGTTACAGAGCCAGCCATGTTTGGTATTAATTTAAAATATGGCTTCCCATTCTTAGCGGCCATGATTGGATCGATGGTGGCAGCAGTTATCTCAGTTGGATCAGGAGTTATGGCTCATTCTATTGGGGTAGGAGGATTGCCAGGATTTTTATCTATCAAAGCAGAACATATGCCTACATTTTTAATTGCAATGGTAATCGCAATTATTATCCCGTTTATTCTAACAATGGTTTTCTCTAAGCTTAATATGGGGAAAGTTTCTTTGAAAAGAGTAAGAGGATAA